One window from the genome of Rariglobus hedericola encodes:
- a CDS encoding LamG-like jellyroll fold domain-containing protein, translating to MAVLAQSLLVRFLAASLLIASSGLSLLSPVSAATWPPAASSYDQAVPMEATVTDVPPSIALKFSRAGAYTIYRKAANVTTWGAALATLPANSTSWTDTAVSTGVLYEYKAVLSGANTGVYWSNSAPVGHILSGIKVDETQPRGRVVLVVTSDVQAALPTELAQFKSDFVADGWTVHEISCTRVAKYDAYGVDTNGDGVADSGFPADHIALRNQIIALYNAYPGEVKNVIILGRAPVARTGIAGINPDGHGDRCTLSADAYYADVNGTWTDTGNNFANTTNSINRPGDNRFDPINTTQTGPVEMGFGRIDLSNSIVFEYAALRTYLQKLHRYKTASADFQPGRKIAIRDGYSNVDETGWSTGPAVSGLVNVDAFNRTDLPLPVSGNDADQAYSALHGPYLFYFKGDGAPAFSPGGKAVFVTGMQSNWGYWWETQNAMQTQLSEDNFTLSVTWSIWGVRYFYHRMAMGLDAGDMMRMSINNTSPVTGTYQWATDTYGNGDYSGSLFMSHMGDPTLRLFMFEPPSDLAIRKNNNAPLLTWSASPATGVIGYHVYRASTAAGPFVRITSSPVAATQFVDSTTATGPVSYMVRAVRLETSASGSFYNASLGAVSSIDFDATPAALQVPGTTLPDARCAQAYSVALPVTGGIPAYTWTLISGTLPQGLTLISNGTISGTPVRQETTTFIVRVTDLVNVSADQTYTINTLSEQTLVVPATISAATVSTSTGTNYSGSDSFLVNNQRDAYVRFDLSTVPSRNVYLRARLRLFASPSTANGYPFLEAALLSDSDDTMAENTITYSHSPAVNDAFITVRTDTLPTPGGYVDIDVTPLFQETLANDPARILGLKIFTKTANQSLTVGSRRAFGDNQVRLILDVTDAPKITMTSPASGAAFARPGTGLQLQANISPLSPRTASLTWSQVAGPGTITLGTPAAATTTATFSTQGDYTLRLYADDGTLRSSRDIVVRVFDSTVKGPVSGLKMRLPLDETFDTMAGDVSANTPANSGTVIGNNTSWMPADGRVGGALNFTGSAQRIQIPDNSSRPLDGDTAISLSYWMYINGIDATTRAILCKRTSAGVGESYTVTLSNPAKLTVNIGTYGPTNRLTSATTLVAGQWYHVAIIFDVAQRPAERLKLYLNGIPDKFLTTTQTEVPRFTSPLYVGGFDSTNGNSFNGRLDEIRIYNRGLTPAEITDLASASPVNLAPVLTGSSTFTGNVGQSLPIIAGVVDDALPGPSLLMNWQQLSGPSTLSIANAFSTSTTALGSTAGTYGLRFTATDGDVTSFVDFSATLEGQTYAGWVSAHGLTGSDAGESATPDNDGVPNLLKFATGLEPGTSSSSGPATVSTTNNHLVIAFNRLSPAPLDYVVEATQDLVAWEPIATLASGSSTWTGSASVTETGTGSLLSVSVTDPVALIEQPRRFLRLRITLP from the coding sequence ATGGCCGTCCTTGCCCAGTCCTTGCTTGTGCGCTTCCTCGCAGCCTCGCTGCTCATCGCCAGCAGCGGGCTCTCTCTTCTTTCGCCAGTCTCCGCCGCTACTTGGCCCCCGGCCGCCAGTTCATACGACCAAGCCGTGCCGATGGAAGCGACCGTGACGGACGTTCCGCCGTCCATAGCCCTGAAATTTTCGCGCGCGGGAGCCTACACGATCTATCGTAAAGCCGCCAACGTCACCACGTGGGGTGCGGCGCTGGCCACTTTGCCTGCCAATTCGACGTCCTGGACCGACACCGCCGTGAGCACGGGTGTGCTCTACGAATACAAAGCCGTGCTCTCCGGAGCCAACACAGGAGTTTATTGGTCAAACAGCGCGCCGGTGGGCCACATCCTCAGCGGCATCAAAGTCGATGAGACCCAGCCGCGCGGACGCGTCGTCCTCGTGGTCACGAGCGATGTGCAAGCCGCCCTTCCAACCGAACTCGCCCAATTCAAATCCGACTTCGTGGCCGATGGCTGGACCGTTCACGAGATCTCCTGCACGCGCGTCGCCAAGTATGACGCGTATGGCGTCGACACCAATGGCGATGGTGTGGCCGACAGCGGTTTCCCCGCCGACCACATCGCCCTCCGCAACCAGATCATCGCGCTCTACAACGCGTATCCGGGCGAAGTTAAAAATGTCATCATCCTAGGGCGCGCCCCCGTCGCGCGCACCGGCATCGCCGGTATCAATCCCGACGGACATGGTGATCGTTGCACGCTCTCCGCCGACGCCTATTACGCCGATGTGAATGGCACTTGGACCGACACCGGCAACAATTTTGCCAACACCACCAACAGTATCAATAGACCGGGTGACAACCGGTTTGATCCGATCAACACTACTCAGACTGGACCCGTGGAGATGGGATTCGGCCGCATCGACCTGTCGAATAGCATCGTCTTCGAATACGCCGCCCTTCGCACCTATCTCCAGAAGCTGCATCGCTACAAAACGGCCAGCGCCGATTTTCAACCCGGCCGCAAGATCGCGATCCGCGACGGATATTCCAACGTTGACGAGACCGGCTGGTCCACCGGGCCCGCCGTTTCTGGATTGGTCAACGTGGATGCATTTAATCGGACCGATCTGCCTCTACCCGTTTCCGGTAATGATGCCGACCAAGCCTACTCGGCTCTCCATGGCCCCTATTTGTTTTACTTTAAAGGCGATGGCGCGCCGGCTTTCTCGCCCGGCGGCAAGGCAGTGTTCGTGACCGGTATGCAGAGTAATTGGGGCTATTGGTGGGAGACCCAAAACGCCATGCAGACGCAGCTCAGCGAGGACAATTTCACGCTCAGCGTAACTTGGAGTATCTGGGGCGTCCGTTATTTTTATCACCGCATGGCGATGGGATTGGATGCCGGTGACATGATGCGCATGAGCATCAACAACACTTCGCCCGTGACCGGAACCTACCAATGGGCCACCGACACATATGGCAACGGAGATTACTCCGGCTCGCTCTTCATGTCGCACATGGGCGATCCCACGCTTCGTCTATTCATGTTTGAACCGCCTTCCGATCTCGCGATCCGCAAGAACAACAATGCCCCCTTGCTGACATGGTCCGCTTCTCCCGCCACGGGCGTCATCGGCTATCATGTTTATCGAGCTTCGACCGCCGCCGGGCCATTTGTGCGCATCACATCCTCTCCTGTCGCCGCCACCCAATTTGTGGATTCAACCACAGCCACGGGCCCGGTGAGTTACATGGTCCGCGCCGTGCGCCTCGAAACCTCCGCCTCGGGCAGTTTCTACAACGCCAGCCTCGGTGCAGTCAGCTCAATCGATTTTGATGCGACACCCGCTGCGCTGCAGGTCCCAGGGACCACATTGCCTGACGCCCGCTGCGCCCAGGCTTATTCCGTCGCTCTTCCGGTGACGGGCGGAATCCCCGCCTACACGTGGACGCTCATCAGCGGCACCCTGCCGCAAGGCCTCACGCTCATCAGCAATGGCACGATTTCCGGCACACCCGTGCGCCAGGAAACCACCACTTTTATCGTCCGGGTCACCGATCTCGTCAACGTCTCTGCCGACCAGACCTACACCATCAACACGCTCTCCGAGCAGACGCTCGTGGTGCCGGCCACCATCAGCGCAGCCACCGTCTCCACATCCACCGGCACCAACTACAGTGGGTCCGACTCATTCCTCGTGAATAATCAGCGAGATGCCTACGTCCGCTTTGATCTGTCCACCGTGCCTTCCCGCAATGTGTATCTCCGTGCCCGGTTACGGCTCTTTGCTTCGCCGAGCACGGCCAATGGATATCCGTTTCTGGAAGCGGCGCTGCTCAGTGACAGCGACGATACGATGGCCGAAAACACGATCACCTACAGCCACTCTCCCGCCGTCAACGATGCCTTCATCACAGTCAGGACCGATACCCTTCCAACTCCCGGCGGGTATGTGGACATCGATGTGACGCCCCTTTTCCAAGAGACCCTCGCCAACGATCCCGCCCGTATTCTTGGACTGAAAATCTTCACCAAGACTGCGAACCAATCGCTCACGGTCGGTAGCCGACGCGCATTTGGCGATAACCAGGTGAGGCTCATCCTAGACGTCACCGACGCGCCCAAGATCACGATGACCAGCCCCGCCTCCGGGGCGGCATTCGCCCGCCCCGGCACGGGCTTGCAACTCCAGGCAAATATTAGCCCACTTTCGCCACGCACCGCCTCGCTTACTTGGTCGCAGGTGGCCGGCCCTGGCACGATCACTCTGGGCACCCCCGCCGCAGCGACGACCACGGCCACCTTTTCCACCCAAGGCGACTACACGCTCCGGCTTTATGCGGACGACGGCACATTGCGCTCGTCACGAGATATCGTCGTGCGCGTCTTCGATTCGACAGTGAAGGGACCGGTGTCCGGCCTGAAAATGCGCCTGCCTCTCGACGAGACCTTCGACACCATGGCCGGGGATGTTTCGGCAAACACTCCGGCCAACTCGGGCACCGTCATCGGAAACAACACATCATGGATGCCCGCGGACGGCCGGGTCGGCGGCGCACTGAACTTCACAGGCAGCGCTCAGCGTATTCAGATTCCGGATAATTCATCACGCCCCCTCGACGGAGACACCGCGATTTCGCTTTCGTATTGGATGTATATCAACGGCATCGATGCGACCACCCGTGCGATTCTCTGCAAACGCACGTCGGCGGGAGTTGGCGAATCCTACACGGTCACGCTCAGTAATCCCGCCAAGCTCACCGTGAATATCGGCACCTATGGGCCGACCAATCGCCTGACCAGCGCGACCACTCTCGTTGCAGGCCAATGGTATCATGTAGCCATCATTTTCGACGTGGCCCAGCGCCCTGCTGAACGGCTGAAGCTTTATCTTAATGGCATACCGGACAAGTTCCTGACGACCACCCAGACCGAGGTTCCTCGTTTCACCTCACCGCTCTATGTCGGCGGTTTCGACAGCACCAATGGTAACAGCTTCAACGGCCGCCTTGACGAGATCCGTATTTACAACCGCGGGTTGACTCCGGCCGAGATCACCGACCTCGCATCCGCTTCGCCTGTCAACCTGGCGCCGGTTCTCACGGGATCCTCCACCTTCACCGGAAACGTCGGTCAATCGCTCCCAATCATCGCCGGCGTAGTCGACGACGCCCTGCCCGGTCCTTCGCTCCTGATGAACTGGCAGCAACTGTCCGGGCCCTCCACCCTGTCGATCGCCAACGCGTTCTCCACCTCGACGACCGCCTTGGGCAGCACCGCCGGCACCTACGGCCTGCGGTTTACCGCAACCGATGGCGATGTCACCAGCTTCGTCGATTTCAGCGCCACGCTCGAAGGTCAGACTTACGCGGGGTGGGTGTCTGCCCACGGCTTGACCGGCTCGGACGCCGGAGAATCCGCGACCCCCGACAATGACGGCGTGCCCAACCTCCTCAAGTTCGCCACCGGCCTTGAGCCCGGCACATCCAGTTCGTCGGGACCCGCGACTGTCTCGACCACGAACAACCACCTCGTGATTGCGTTCAACCGCCTAAGTCCCGCTCCGCTCGACTACGTGGTCGAGGCCACTCAGGACCTCGTCGCATGGGAGCCAATTGCCACCCTTGCCTCCGGTTCCAGCACTTGGACCGGCTCTGCCAGCGTTACCGAAACCGGCACGGGCTCTCTGCTCTCCGTCTCCGTGACCGACCCTGTCGCCCTTATCGAACAACCCCGCCGCTTCCTTCGCCTCAGGATCACCTTACCCTAA
- a CDS encoding family 78 glycoside hydrolase catalytic domain produces MSKFLEYPAALRTASPFSQAAYCWVANFPPGRNQFVSFERRFRISTRGAATLHLFADTRYRLFINERFVAYGPGRFITTHPEFDTYALGDYLQPGENLIRVEVNYYGCPSFQTMPDGLPGFIADGGTADGQETFETPGEWLSRIHRAWSSDAPHFSFAQNPSEICDTRVLAAELSNEELLPVVPLGPASTPWGKLVPRSAPYPDYMLRRPKNLLVAGPLMQTERWGLQLLHPAFSRKDRSTHPRYVAFITWIHSYEEQIATMDCFWSELFLNGQPLELREPGMLGNHREATLSLRKGWNFLAGNVELLTSHWPLLLGFPSCAQISLHAKPDLSCDEAFGLSPILTARFVASCPSGPGAFRAIPGWSNARNDLLSVTPARLVAWDQPAPSAVQRDIPIGRFAEVASITARAAVWSFDFALEYYGHALIEVEAPAGTILDIAYDDWRRVDGCVNLYHSNPYTDTTDRFILRGGRQQVEVLNPRGGIFLQVILRAPVTTGATHLAVHNVGIRRRTTINTLAGDFRCGHEVLDWTWRTSIQTLQASTDEAYADCPWRERGSYIGDTLVNLHLHRLVSADLSVARRTLSLFGNTQRPDGLVMSCAPSWLDHDHGDFSLIWVQAVRDFWALTGDLAFAATQWPVIERILNSPAWKPDADNLWSATDRHIFMDWGALHSERVGPANTYLNIMRVAAHRAAAELAGVLNLPSAVLRHGREAAAVSRTLSLRLWDDKEGSFFASRGATTPAIHANVMALRHGIGPADRILAYLEPKLRANFTVGCGSAHHNGFVELYFFHYLLPALALHSRYDLAESLIEETYGFLKSLGYQTLVECFHRASQRKGSCCHSWSGSPAVYASTFILGLRQTQPGKPDAFTLDPVSSAHHSAQGVLPHTRGSIRLRWERRGDRIHARATLPPGVTLAPAAHVDLTID; encoded by the coding sequence ATGTCGAAGTTTCTCGAATATCCCGCCGCGCTTCGCACCGCCTCCCCCTTCTCACAGGCGGCGTATTGCTGGGTCGCCAATTTCCCCCCGGGCCGCAACCAATTCGTAAGCTTTGAGCGACGCTTCAGGATCTCCACGCGGGGAGCGGCCACGTTGCATCTTTTTGCGGATACGCGCTACCGCCTGTTCATCAATGAACGCTTTGTCGCGTATGGTCCCGGACGTTTTATCACCACTCACCCCGAGTTCGATACCTATGCGCTCGGCGACTACCTTCAGCCCGGGGAGAATCTCATCCGCGTGGAGGTTAATTATTACGGCTGCCCCTCCTTCCAGACCATGCCCGATGGGCTGCCCGGTTTCATTGCCGACGGAGGCACCGCCGATGGCCAAGAAACGTTTGAGACTCCTGGCGAATGGCTCTCACGCATCCATCGTGCATGGAGTTCGGACGCACCTCATTTTAGTTTCGCCCAAAATCCCTCCGAAATTTGTGACACCCGGGTTTTGGCGGCCGAACTCTCGAACGAAGAGCTGCTACCGGTTGTCCCGCTCGGACCCGCGTCCACCCCATGGGGAAAACTCGTCCCCCGCAGCGCTCCCTATCCCGACTACATGCTCCGCCGCCCCAAAAACCTGCTGGTCGCCGGTCCTTTGATGCAGACAGAGCGTTGGGGCCTGCAATTGCTCCATCCGGCTTTTTCCCGCAAGGACCGATCCACCCATCCCCGCTACGTTGCCTTCATCACATGGATCCATTCTTACGAAGAACAAATCGCGACGATGGATTGTTTCTGGTCCGAACTCTTTCTCAACGGGCAGCCGCTCGAGCTTAGAGAGCCCGGCATGTTGGGTAATCACCGTGAAGCGACCCTCTCGCTTCGCAAGGGATGGAACTTTCTTGCCGGCAATGTCGAACTCCTCACGAGCCATTGGCCGCTCCTGCTTGGTTTTCCCTCCTGTGCGCAGATTTCGTTGCATGCGAAACCGGATCTCTCCTGTGACGAAGCCTTCGGCCTTTCGCCAATTCTGACCGCCCGCTTCGTCGCGTCTTGCCCGTCCGGGCCGGGAGCTTTCCGGGCGATCCCGGGATGGAGCAACGCGCGGAACGATCTCCTTTCGGTGACCCCTGCGCGCCTAGTCGCCTGGGACCAGCCCGCCCCCTCCGCCGTGCAGCGCGACATCCCCATCGGACGCTTCGCCGAGGTCGCAAGCATCACGGCACGCGCGGCGGTCTGGTCCTTCGATTTCGCGTTGGAGTATTATGGCCATGCGCTCATCGAGGTGGAGGCGCCCGCCGGCACAATTCTCGATATCGCCTATGATGACTGGCGGCGCGTCGACGGGTGCGTGAACCTGTATCACTCCAACCCCTACACCGATACGACGGATCGCTTCATCCTTCGTGGAGGGCGCCAGCAGGTGGAGGTGCTTAATCCGCGCGGGGGGATTTTTCTCCAAGTCATCCTGCGTGCCCCTGTCACGACCGGTGCCACGCACCTTGCGGTTCACAACGTCGGCATCCGTCGCCGCACGACCATCAACACGCTGGCGGGCGACTTCAGATGCGGTCACGAGGTTCTTGACTGGACCTGGCGCACCTCGATCCAGACCCTACAGGCCTCCACCGACGAAGCCTATGCCGATTGCCCTTGGCGCGAACGCGGCAGTTACATCGGCGATACCCTCGTCAACCTGCACCTCCACCGGCTTGTCTCCGCCGATCTGTCCGTGGCACGACGGACGCTTTCCCTGTTTGGAAATACCCAGCGCCCCGACGGTCTCGTGATGAGCTGCGCACCGTCGTGGCTCGATCACGATCACGGTGACTTTTCTTTGATCTGGGTTCAGGCGGTCCGCGATTTTTGGGCTCTCACGGGTGACCTCGCCTTTGCGGCCACCCAATGGCCCGTCATTGAACGCATCCTGAACAGTCCTGCTTGGAAGCCCGATGCTGACAACCTTTGGAGCGCCACTGATCGCCACATTTTCATGGACTGGGGAGCGCTCCATTCCGAACGCGTCGGTCCGGCCAACACCTACCTCAACATCATGCGCGTCGCCGCCCATCGGGCCGCGGCCGAACTGGCGGGCGTCTTGAACCTGCCATCTGCGGTGTTGCGCCACGGACGTGAAGCCGCCGCGGTTTCACGAACTCTCTCCCTTCGTCTTTGGGACGATAAAGAAGGGAGTTTTTTTGCCAGCCGCGGCGCCACCACCCCCGCGATCCACGCCAATGTCATGGCTCTTCGCCATGGCATCGGGCCGGCCGATCGGATTCTCGCCTACCTCGAGCCGAAGCTGCGTGCCAACTTCACCGTCGGTTGCGGATCCGCACACCACAATGGTTTCGTTGAACTCTATTTTTTCCACTACCTGCTTCCCGCCCTCGCCCTACATTCGCGCTACGATCTGGCAGAATCATTGATCGAGGAGACCTACGGGTTTCTTAAATCGCTTGGCTATCAAACCCTCGTCGAATGCTTCCATCGTGCTTCTCAACGCAAGGGAAGTTGCTGCCATAGCTGGAGCGGCTCGCCTGCCGTGTATGCAAGCACGTTTATCCTCGGCCTTCGTCAGACCCAACCCGGGAAACCCGATGCGTTCACGCTTGATCCCGTGTCGTCGGCTCACCATTCCGCGCAAGGAGTGCTGCCGCACACACGCGGCTCGATTCGTCTTCGCTGGGAACGACGCGGCGATCGCATTCACGCCCGGGCCACACTTCCTCCAGGGGTAACACTTGCGCCCGCAGCGCATGTCGATCTGACCATCGACTGA
- a CDS encoding MFS transporter translates to MAVTLPMSTPAPVPAASSSLPEADASRKEIIYYSLGSLEGGLSGYFFNSLSTLMIVALGMNPVLLGLILAIRTFWDGFIDPFIAQMSDKTRTRWGRRRPYIFVGGFGRLALLVGIYLLFPQNGHIKSNAEFKSEQTTHQQAAQAAAAVPPAPPAAESSVAASVETPPPEAKPAAPAVKKPNPGMIESIRLGIVAFGSDENAYHRQVAIYLLVAGLLVATIGSLSDTAYYALGIELCPSYDGRTRVVTYRSIVQKAAALINPWILPFCFLPIFTNIIQGLTWYALACCVISGPLLWLMLKNSRERVVITNTKTGPSFFKSIWLTTRNVHFLKILFLYVFIGLTNGIFVQLGTFLTIYWVFQGDALAGTTLSGYASTLATVLAFIALPAVNWACRRLQKHRALRFALIWMSVGTALKWILVDPAYPYLQLILPFFFSIGISSVYTILPSLMADVTDIDELQTGARREGMFGAVMSFMTKLLGTLQPLIAGTVLVLAGFDVGLGAHQTAETIMNMRLMFSIVPAGLLLLALVALWRYPLTREYMVEVKAKLQARRALAAAASVTH, encoded by the coding sequence ATGGCCGTTACCCTCCCCATGTCCACTCCCGCCCCCGTCCCCGCCGCATCGTCTTCCTTGCCGGAAGCCGATGCCTCGCGCAAAGAGATCATTTATTACTCGTTGGGAAGCCTGGAGGGTGGTCTCTCCGGATACTTCTTCAATTCGCTCAGCACGCTGATGATCGTCGCGCTGGGCATGAACCCGGTGCTGCTAGGCCTGATCCTCGCCATCCGGACCTTCTGGGACGGTTTCATCGATCCTTTCATCGCGCAGATGAGCGACAAGACCCGCACCCGTTGGGGTCGTCGCCGACCTTACATCTTTGTGGGTGGTTTTGGACGCCTGGCCCTGCTGGTCGGCATCTACCTGCTGTTTCCTCAAAACGGTCACATCAAGTCGAACGCCGAGTTCAAATCCGAGCAGACCACTCATCAACAAGCGGCCCAAGCCGCCGCTGCCGTGCCTCCGGCCCCGCCGGCTGCGGAATCCTCGGTCGCCGCTTCCGTCGAGACGCCCCCGCCCGAGGCAAAACCCGCCGCACCGGCCGTCAAAAAACCCAACCCGGGCATGATCGAAAGCATCCGCCTCGGCATCGTCGCGTTTGGATCCGACGAAAACGCCTACCATCGCCAGGTCGCCATCTATCTGCTCGTCGCGGGTCTCTTGGTCGCGACCATCGGCAGTCTCAGCGACACCGCCTACTACGCGTTGGGCATCGAGCTTTGCCCGTCCTACGACGGTCGCACCCGCGTCGTCACCTATCGGTCGATCGTCCAGAAGGCAGCCGCGCTGATCAACCCGTGGATACTTCCGTTCTGCTTTCTCCCGATCTTTACCAACATCATCCAAGGACTCACTTGGTATGCCCTCGCCTGCTGCGTCATCAGCGGCCCCCTGCTTTGGCTCATGCTGAAAAACAGCCGTGAGCGCGTCGTCATCACCAACACCAAGACCGGTCCCAGCTTCTTCAAGTCCATCTGGCTCACGACCCGCAACGTCCACTTCCTGAAGATTCTTTTTCTCTACGTCTTCATCGGCCTCACCAACGGCATCTTTGTCCAGCTCGGCACGTTCCTCACCATTTACTGGGTGTTCCAAGGCGACGCCCTCGCCGGCACCACCCTCAGCGGCTACGCGTCCACCCTCGCAACCGTCCTGGCCTTCATAGCGCTCCCCGCGGTCAACTGGGCCTGCCGTCGCCTGCAAAAACACCGCGCCCTGCGTTTCGCCCTCATTTGGATGAGCGTCGGCACCGCCTTGAAATGGATCCTCGTCGATCCGGCGTATCCCTATCTGCAATTAATCCTGCCCTTCTTCTTCTCCATCGGCATCAGCAGCGTTTACACGATCCTGCCGTCCCTGATGGCGGACGTGACCGACATCGACGAACTGCAAACCGGCGCGCGCCGCGAAGGCATGTTCGGCGCCGTGATGTCGTTCATGACGAAACTCCTTGGCACCTTGCAGCCCTTGATCGCCGGAACCGTTCTCGTTCTCGCCGGATTCGACGTGGGACTCGGCGCCCACCAAACCGCCGAGACCATCATGAACATGCGCCTGATGTTCTCCATCGTGCCCGCCGGCCTGCTGCTTCTCGCCCTCGTCGCCCTTTGGCGCTATCCGCTCACCCGCGAATACATGGTCGAAGTGAAGGCAAAGCTTCAGGCACGCCGCGCCTTGGCTGCGGCCGCCAGCGTGACTCATTGA
- a CDS encoding DUF4886 domain-containing protein, with protein MNTCANNQPPRSERHAQPRESISILTIGNSFSDNATEYLPALASAGGKRLVLGKANVGGASFEAHVRWLGLAEAGDAVGRAYKDFIDPRTGGPCAATLQEALTAARWDVVTLQQFSELSHKLESFQPSVEQLIETIRRHAPSAEIVFHSTWSYRDDHPWFQLDPSFTQECMQAQIRETYLAISRQTGFRVIPVGDAFARARKNSRWTYAPDPAFNFDDPPQGMLPRQEASLHAGWYWKMDAEGGPKLELDAKHLGPAGKYLGACVWYQSLFNADEAPAGFVPPALRPDDAADLRRRARPPLASFSVR; from the coding sequence ATGAATACTTGCGCGAACAATCAGCCGCCCCGGAGTGAACGGCATGCACAGCCGCGTGAAAGCATCAGCATCCTGACGATTGGGAATAGTTTTTCGGACAATGCCACCGAATACCTGCCTGCGCTCGCTTCCGCTGGAGGGAAGCGCCTTGTGCTCGGCAAGGCCAACGTCGGCGGAGCCTCGTTCGAGGCTCATGTCAGGTGGTTGGGGCTGGCCGAGGCGGGGGATGCCGTCGGACGGGCTTATAAGGATTTTATCGATCCGCGCACCGGCGGGCCGTGTGCGGCCACCCTCCAGGAGGCACTGACCGCGGCGCGGTGGGACGTGGTCACGCTCCAGCAATTCAGCGAGCTTAGCCATAAGCTCGAGTCCTTCCAGCCGAGCGTCGAGCAACTGATCGAAACCATCCGCCGCCATGCGCCCTCGGCGGAAATCGTTTTCCACTCTACATGGTCGTATCGCGACGATCATCCATGGTTTCAACTCGACCCCAGCTTCACGCAGGAGTGCATGCAAGCGCAGATCAGGGAGACGTATCTCGCGATCTCCCGGCAAACGGGGTTCCGGGTGATCCCGGTCGGTGATGCGTTTGCGCGAGCGCGTAAAAACTCGCGTTGGACGTATGCGCCCGATCCGGCGTTTAACTTCGATGACCCGCCGCAGGGAATGCTGCCGCGACAGGAAGCCAGCCTGCATGCCGGCTGGTATTGGAAAATGGATGCCGAGGGCGGACCCAAATTGGAGCTCGACGCCAAGCACCTCGGCCCGGCAGGCAAGTATCTGGGAGCATGTGTCTGGTATCAGTCGCTTTTCAATGCGGATGAGGCGCCTGCCGGCTTCGTTCCGCCCGCGCTCCGACCGGACGATGCGGCCGACCTGCGCCGCCGTGCGCGTCCGCCCCTTGCGTCCTTCTCCGTCCGATGA
- a CDS encoding acetylxylan esterase, giving the protein MTTDRPDALYRRGETVSFEIKWKNTTTEPAASFPREVHWRVSKDGVAPVREGTLSLKDGHATVTGSLDEPGFLQCKVTVVEGDVTHTAMAAAGIEPMQIKPSLPCPDDFDAFWTTQKKRLAAVPLKSRLTPVPLANEQDAHIEAFDVQVDCVGAPVSGYYARPASGRAGGYPARLYVDGAGVRSAHLFQAKDWARRDVISLAINAHGIPNAKPEAFYDELTKGALKLYRVEGRESRDTWYFLGMFLRVQRALDFLAAQPEWDGRTLIIEGGSQGGAQSMAGAALDPRVTFYTAIITAMCDHSGMVAGRIAGWPKIVPVKDGVPEAAVLEAARYFDMVNFAPRIKAKGYFWVGFVDVVCPPTSVYAAYNQVTAPKEMIHMITNGHNLDNTRLQAALVEVEQRHIAEQAVAVHAP; this is encoded by the coding sequence GTGACCACGGACCGGCCCGACGCCCTGTATCGCCGGGGAGAAACGGTGTCGTTTGAAATCAAGTGGAAGAACACCACGACCGAACCCGCGGCGTCCTTTCCGCGCGAAGTCCACTGGCGCGTTTCGAAAGACGGCGTGGCACCCGTGCGCGAAGGCACTCTATCCCTCAAAGATGGACACGCCACTGTGACGGGGTCGCTGGATGAGCCGGGTTTTCTCCAGTGCAAGGTGACGGTGGTCGAGGGCGACGTCACGCACACCGCGATGGCCGCTGCCGGGATCGAGCCGATGCAGATCAAGCCCAGCCTGCCCTGTCCGGATGATTTCGATGCGTTTTGGACCACCCAGAAAAAACGCCTCGCGGCCGTGCCGTTGAAAAGCCGACTGACACCGGTGCCGCTTGCGAACGAACAAGACGCGCACATCGAGGCCTTCGACGTGCAGGTTGACTGCGTGGGTGCGCCGGTGTCGGGCTATTACGCACGGCCTGCGTCCGGTCGCGCCGGCGGTTACCCGGCCCGCCTGTATGTGGACGGGGCGGGCGTGCGCAGCGCCCATTTATTCCAAGCGAAAGACTGGGCGCGCCGGGATGTGATATCTCTCGCAATCAATGCTCACGGCATTCCCAACGCGAAGCCCGAGGCATTCTATGACGAGCTGACCAAGGGCGCACTGAAACTTTACCGGGTCGAAGGACGCGAGTCACGGGACACCTGGTATTTCTTGGGGATGTTCCTGCGCGTCCAGCGGGCGCTGGATTTTCTCGCCGCGCAACCCGAGTGGGATGGACGCACCTTGATCATCGAGGGAGGCAGTCAAGGCGGCGCGCAGTCCATGGCCGGCGCCGCGCTCGATCCACGCGTGACATTTTATACGGCAATCATCACGGCGATGTGCGATCACAGCGGCATGGTTGCAGGACGGATTGCCGGATGGCCAAAAATTGTCCCGGTGAAGGACGGCGTGCCGGAGGCGGCGGTGTTGGAGGCGGCGCGCTATTTCGACATGGTGAACTTCGCGCCACGCATCAAGGCGAAGGGTTACTTTTGGGTGGGCTTTGTCGACGTGGTATGTCCGCCCACCAGTGTCTACGCCGCCTACAATCAAGTCACCGCGCCCAAGGAAATGATTCATATGATCACGAACGGTCACAATTTGGACAATACCCGACTGCAGGCGGCTTTGGTAGAGGTGGAACAACGCCACATCGCCGAGCAAGCGGTGGCTGTGCACGCGCCGTAA